One region of Natronorubrum aibiense genomic DNA includes:
- a CDS encoding universal stress protein: MYDDVLIATDGSDIATDAATVGISIAQAFDATVHALSVVEDGRGDAAKRSEQREADADAVATEAVDAGCAAESVVQTGRPASEILSYVDEADADAIVVGTHGRTGLRQALLGSVALEVIRDARQPVLTVGRETVDRDSIRIDDVCLATDGSVGANAATEHALSLAEACDATIHALYAVDVSPKADAIRENFLEHGEQTTAAIEERAAGRGLETERTVTEGAAHEVILDYVDAEDVDVLVMGTESKSNLERLVLGSVSQRVVPAASVPVMTVRTPDTEQ; the protein is encoded by the coding sequence ATGTACGACGACGTGCTCATCGCAACTGATGGCAGCGACATCGCAACGGACGCGGCGACGGTCGGCATCTCGATCGCACAGGCGTTCGACGCGACGGTGCACGCGCTCTCGGTCGTCGAGGACGGACGCGGCGACGCCGCGAAACGTAGCGAGCAACGCGAGGCGGACGCGGACGCCGTCGCGACCGAGGCCGTCGACGCGGGGTGTGCGGCCGAGTCGGTCGTCCAGACGGGACGACCGGCGAGCGAGATTCTGTCATACGTCGACGAGGCCGACGCCGACGCCATCGTCGTCGGCACCCACGGTCGAACCGGCCTGCGACAGGCTCTACTCGGTAGCGTGGCCCTCGAAGTAATTCGCGACGCCCGCCAGCCCGTACTCACGGTCGGACGCGAAACGGTCGACCGCGACAGCATCCGGATCGACGACGTCTGTCTCGCAACCGACGGCTCGGTGGGCGCAAACGCCGCGACCGAACACGCCCTCTCGCTGGCCGAGGCCTGCGATGCCACCATCCACGCGCTATACGCGGTCGACGTCAGCCCCAAAGCCGATGCGATTCGGGAGAACTTCCTCGAGCACGGCGAGCAGACGACCGCGGCGATCGAAGAACGAGCCGCCGGACGCGGTCTCGAGACGGAGCGGACGGTCACGGAAGGGGCTGCCCACGAGGTGATCCTCGACTACGTCGACGCCGAAGACGTCGACGTGCTCGTGATGGGCACCGAGAGCAAATCGAACCTCGAGCGCCTCGTGTTAGGCAGCGTCTCCCAGCGCGTAGTGCCGGCGGCGAGCGTGCCCGTGATGACGGTGCGGACGCCCGACACCGAGCAGTGA
- a CDS encoding universal stress protein, translating to MTFVVPFDGSDLAEAALVRAAEYGATLGEAVTAVTVVPERKRYAREKGWIGEDEPYDVDTVVDQLREQVESLTPEASFEYERIREFPPEARIAGHIERLALEHDPSIVFLGSDNVGRVVTPLTSVGVHIAADESYDVFIVRQRAPPKLEAIEPRSEFYEDDAT from the coding sequence ATGACGTTCGTTGTCCCATTCGATGGCTCGGATCTCGCGGAAGCCGCCCTCGTCAGGGCGGCCGAGTACGGTGCCACACTCGGGGAAGCGGTGACTGCCGTGACCGTCGTTCCGGAACGAAAGCGGTACGCTCGAGAGAAAGGGTGGATCGGCGAGGACGAGCCGTACGACGTCGACACCGTCGTCGACCAGCTTCGCGAGCAGGTCGAATCGCTCACGCCGGAGGCGTCGTTCGAGTACGAACGGATCCGCGAATTTCCACCGGAGGCACGAATTGCCGGCCACATCGAGCGACTGGCGCTGGAACACGACCCGAGCATCGTCTTTCTCGGCAGCGACAACGTTGGTCGGGTCGTGACGCCGCTGACGAGCGTCGGCGTCCACATCGCCGCCGACGAGTCCTACGACGTGTTCATCGTCCGCCAGCGCGCCCCGCCGAAACTCGAGGCGATCGAGCCCCGGTCCGAGTTTTACGAGGACGACGCGACATAG
- a CDS encoding universal stress protein codes for MSARIDGIDSILLPTDGSDRALAGAKRGIDLAVATGADVHVLSVIDASETETITSLLGRDGDEEVAAIEAEAEAAVEAVATLVQETAPDLEVTTTTERGTPFRVIDRYVDTADIDVVAMGTKGRTGLERVRLGSVTENVLRTVAVPVLAVPPEAVDRSLSPAQTDALLLPTDGSPGGDVAIDWAVALADAFDAMVHALYSADTSRFQAQTQPDEILSKLEDEGQAALETARERAVEAGVSVTGTVASGPPARVILDYAEENAIDLVVIGTHGRSGVERQLIGSVTETVVRNSDVPVVCVPMAAESQ; via the coding sequence ATGTCCGCGCGTATCGACGGGATCGACTCGATACTGCTGCCGACCGACGGCAGCGACAGGGCGCTCGCCGGAGCGAAACGGGGCATCGATCTGGCGGTCGCAACGGGGGCCGACGTGCACGTCCTCTCGGTCATCGATGCATCGGAAACCGAGACTATTACGTCCCTTCTCGGACGCGACGGCGACGAGGAGGTGGCGGCGATCGAAGCCGAAGCCGAAGCGGCCGTCGAGGCCGTCGCGACGCTGGTTCAGGAGACGGCGCCGGATCTCGAGGTCACGACGACGACCGAGCGCGGCACCCCGTTTCGGGTCATCGACCGTTACGTCGATACGGCCGACATCGACGTCGTCGCGATGGGAACGAAAGGCCGAACGGGACTCGAGCGGGTACGACTCGGGAGCGTGACCGAGAACGTCCTCCGGACGGTCGCCGTCCCGGTGCTCGCGGTGCCACCCGAGGCGGTCGACCGTTCGCTCTCGCCAGCACAGACCGATGCCCTCCTCCTGCCGACCGACGGCAGCCCCGGCGGGGACGTCGCCATCGATTGGGCGGTTGCGCTCGCGGACGCGTTCGACGCGATGGTCCACGCGCTCTACTCGGCCGACACGAGTCGCTTTCAGGCGCAAACGCAACCGGACGAAATCCTCTCGAAACTCGAGGACGAAGGACAGGCCGCACTCGAGACCGCGCGTGAACGAGCCGTCGAGGCAGGCGTCAGCGTGACCGGCACCGTCGCCAGCGGTCCGCCGGCGCGGGTGATTCTGGACTACGCCGAGGAGAACGCGATCGATCTCGTCGTCATCGGAACTCACGGCCGTTCCGGAGTGGAGCGCCAGTTGATCGGCAGCGTCACGGAAACCGTCGTCCGCAACAGCGACGTCCCGGTCGTCTGCGTGCCGATGGCTGCAGAGTCGCAGTAG
- a CDS encoding cupredoxin domain-containing protein, which yields MVDSDQFSRRTALKITGATGMALLAGCGGSEEENGNGGENGGGNGGGDEDWASVEEFYFDGQVSHWGAIEPAFIEGEENPTITLIEGQEYTFRWMNNDGQTHNFEIRDENDEVIDDYQSEDLSQEGEETTLEGVVAAPEMVTYICQYHEATQVGDINVESE from the coding sequence ATGGTAGACAGTGATCAGTTTTCTCGACGGACAGCACTGAAAATCACGGGAGCGACAGGGATGGCGTTGCTCGCCGGCTGTGGTGGGTCGGAAGAAGAAAACGGTAACGGCGGCGAAAACGGTGGTGGAAACGGCGGTGGTGACGAGGATTGGGCATCCGTCGAGGAGTTCTACTTCGACGGCCAGGTCTCACATTGGGGTGCGATCGAACCAGCCTTTATCGAAGGCGAAGAGAACCCGACGATCACGCTCATCGAAGGACAGGAGTACACCTTCAGGTGGATGAACAACGACGGGCAAACACACAACTTCGAGATCCGCGACGAAAACGACGAAGTGATCGACGACTATCAGAGCGAGGACCTCAGCCAAGAAGGCGAGGAGACGACGCTCGAGGGTGTCGTCGCAGCCCCGGAGATGGTGACCTACATCTGCCAGTATCACGAGGCGACACAGGTCGGCGATATCAACGTCGAAAGCGAGTGA
- a CDS encoding proteasome assembly chaperone family protein produces the protein MTEKHTTASFEEVTEIRADSPTLVEGLPGHGLVASIAVDQLTSQLDLEHYGTISADEFPPVVTFEDGLVQDLVRVYAGSNPAVMTLKSDLALPQPAFEPLSECVLNELADEFDRAVFLAGAPAESEAEIGTVSGVATTESIKADLVDAEIPIHDESGVVGGVTGSLVRACHKADVPAALLIVQSHPFLPDPQAAKSVIETALEPLVEFDIDTTALDEQADEIQQRMQQVAQQYQQVAEEQGDHQQVQTGMFQ, from the coding sequence ATGACAGAGAAACACACGACCGCGTCGTTCGAGGAGGTCACCGAAATACGAGCCGACTCGCCAACGCTCGTCGAGGGGCTGCCCGGCCACGGACTCGTCGCGTCGATCGCCGTCGACCAGCTCACGTCGCAACTCGACCTCGAGCACTACGGTACCATCAGTGCCGACGAGTTCCCGCCCGTCGTGACGTTCGAAGACGGACTCGTCCAAGATCTCGTTCGCGTCTACGCTGGCTCGAATCCGGCGGTGATGACCCTCAAAAGTGACCTCGCGCTCCCGCAACCGGCGTTCGAACCGCTCTCCGAATGTGTGCTCAACGAACTTGCCGACGAGTTCGATCGCGCGGTCTTTCTCGCCGGTGCGCCCGCGGAATCCGAAGCGGAGATCGGTACCGTATCCGGCGTTGCGACGACCGAGTCGATCAAAGCGGATCTCGTCGATGCCGAAATTCCGATCCACGACGAATCGGGCGTCGTGGGTGGGGTAACTGGATCGCTGGTCCGAGCGTGTCACAAGGCGGACGTTCCGGCGGCATTGTTGATCGTTCAGTCCCATCCGTTCCTCCCCGATCCACAGGCGGCCAAATCCGTCATCGAGACCGCCCTCGAGCCGCTCGTCGAGTTCGACATCGATACGACGGCTCTCGACGAGCAAGCCGACGAGATCCAACAGCGGATGCAACAGGTCGCACAGCAGTATCAACAGGTGGCCGAAGAGCAAGGCGACCACCAGCAGGTACAGACGGGGATGTTCCAGTGA
- a CDS encoding 3-oxoacyl-ACP reductase family protein: protein MSETVQRLDPLDRRPLSDKTCLITGSSRGIGRDMAFEFARCGADVVVNYRSSDEKAQEVTDRIRANDETAIAVGADVSDPDDVARMADEVHDELGSVDVLVNNAGITVDRKFEDMTYEDWNRVIEVNLNGTFNCTKAFYDDIKTADQGRLINISSVVGQQGNYGQANYATSKGGLIAFTRTIALELARHGSTANCVAPGFTETDMLEKVPDRVREQIREDIPLDRFADTEDIVGMVRFLAGDYADYMTGQVIGINGGMEW, encoded by the coding sequence ATGTCCGAAACAGTCCAGCGGCTCGACCCCCTCGATCGTCGACCACTGTCGGATAAGACCTGTCTCATCACCGGCTCCTCGCGCGGGATCGGTCGAGATATGGCCTTCGAGTTCGCCCGCTGTGGCGCGGACGTGGTCGTGAACTATCGCAGTTCCGATGAGAAAGCACAGGAAGTGACCGACCGAATCCGGGCGAACGACGAGACAGCGATCGCCGTCGGTGCCGACGTCTCCGATCCCGACGACGTCGCTCGGATGGCTGATGAGGTCCACGACGAACTCGGCTCGGTCGACGTGCTCGTCAACAACGCAGGGATCACTGTCGACCGGAAGTTCGAGGATATGACCTACGAGGACTGGAACCGCGTGATCGAGGTCAACCTCAACGGGACGTTCAACTGTACCAAAGCGTTCTACGATGACATCAAAACGGCCGATCAGGGCCGGTTAATCAACATCTCGAGCGTCGTCGGCCAACAGGGCAACTACGGGCAGGCCAACTACGCCACGTCGAAAGGCGGCCTCATCGCCTTCACCCGGACGATCGCGCTCGAGCTCGCCCGACACGGCTCGACGGCCAACTGCGTCGCTCCGGGCTTTACCGAGACCGACATGCTCGAGAAGGTCCCCGACCGCGTGCGCGAGCAGATCCGCGAGGACATCCCGCTGGATCGGTTCGCCGACACCGAAGACATCGTCGGCATGGTGCGATTCCTCGCCGGTGACTACGCCGACTACATGACCGGCCAGGTCATCGGGATCAACGGCGGGATGGAGTGGTAA
- a CDS encoding universal stress protein, with the protein MSERILVPYDGSTPATDALEYALETFPDASVTALNVVPLPEGYWAAFEDTEHRAADIDRARERGSEVLEDATEVAAEHDREIDTEVATGKPAREIVEQVETDEYDTIVIGSHGREGVSRVLLGSVAEMVVRRSPIPVVVVR; encoded by the coding sequence ATGAGCGAACGGATTCTCGTACCATACGACGGCTCCACGCCCGCGACGGATGCCCTCGAGTACGCCCTCGAGACGTTCCCCGATGCGTCCGTAACGGCCCTCAACGTTGTGCCCCTTCCCGAAGGCTACTGGGCTGCGTTCGAAGACACCGAACACCGGGCCGCCGACATCGACCGGGCCCGCGAGCGCGGAAGCGAAGTTCTCGAGGACGCAACGGAAGTCGCAGCCGAGCACGACCGCGAGATCGATACCGAGGTCGCGACGGGCAAACCGGCTCGAGAGATCGTCGAGCAGGTGGAGACGGACGAGTACGATACGATCGTCATCGGCAGCCACGGCCGAGAGGGAGTGTCACGGGTGCTGCTCGGGAGCGTCGCGGAGATGGTCGTTCGTCGCTCGCCGATTCCCGTCGTCGTGGTCAGATAG
- a CDS encoding universal stress protein translates to MTVIDHSIDPVRSILVPTDGSDAAGAALERALAIADREDAVVHVLTVMDSGGGPLAFGVEDVHDLEESKARLLEGLERRDRTYDVDVTGAVRRGRPAREIITYAETHGIDQIVLGRTGRGAVAEALVGSTADQVVREASVPVLVVPDADVTDD, encoded by the coding sequence ATGACAGTAATCGATCACTCCATCGACCCGGTTCGTTCAATCCTCGTCCCGACCGACGGGAGCGACGCCGCCGGGGCCGCCCTCGAGCGCGCGCTGGCGATCGCCGACCGGGAGGACGCCGTCGTTCACGTCCTGACGGTCATGGACTCCGGCGGCGGCCCGCTGGCGTTCGGCGTCGAGGACGTCCACGACCTCGAGGAATCGAAAGCACGCCTGCTCGAGGGACTCGAGCGGCGAGATCGGACGTACGACGTCGACGTCACCGGCGCTGTTCGCCGCGGTCGTCCCGCTCGTGAGATCATCACGTACGCCGAAACCCACGGGATCGACCAGATCGTCCTCGGTCGAACCGGTCGCGGCGCGGTCGCGGAGGCGTTGGTCGGCAGCACGGCCGATCAGGTCGTTCGCGAAGCGAGCGTCCCCGTGCTCGTCGTGCCCGATGCCGACGTCACCGACGACTGA
- a CDS encoding universal stress protein has protein sequence MSRSILVAHDGSAHAQAALEYALETFPDTRLVLFHAIDPFELMPEEDRLPPLTEEWLADQHDAATTLFEDALEDVDTEGVTIETETEVGSPAQTIVAAVEETGVDGIVVGSRGRGNVAEARVGSTAELVVKRASVPVTVVR, from the coding sequence ATGTCGCGATCGATTCTCGTCGCACACGACGGCTCGGCGCACGCACAGGCTGCCCTCGAGTACGCCCTCGAGACGTTTCCAGACACGCGGCTCGTGCTCTTTCACGCGATCGATCCGTTCGAACTCATGCCCGAGGAAGACCGACTGCCGCCGCTGACCGAAGAATGGCTTGCAGACCAACACGACGCGGCGACAACCCTCTTCGAGGACGCCCTCGAGGACGTCGACACCGAAGGGGTGACGATCGAAACCGAGACCGAAGTCGGCTCGCCGGCACAGACGATCGTGGCGGCCGTCGAGGAGACGGGCGTCGACGGGATCGTCGTCGGTAGCCGCGGCCGAGGGAACGTCGCCGAGGCGCGGGTGGGGAGTACGGCCGAACTCGTCGTCAAGCGTGCGAGCGTGCCGGTAACGGTCGTCAGGTAA
- a CDS encoding universal stress protein has protein sequence MSRQLLVPVDGSPLSKRALEYAFETHPDATVVALHVIDPSEPGYSSMTSVDVRNEPPHGSEAWFERAAEEEELVFEEVRELADEHDVALTTESKTGEPAREIIDYAEDHDIDGIVLGGHGRLGPSRLLLGSVAEMVVARSPVTVTVVRDADTE, from the coding sequence ATGTCCCGCCAACTACTCGTTCCCGTCGACGGCTCACCGCTGTCGAAACGGGCGCTCGAATACGCGTTCGAAACCCATCCCGACGCGACCGTCGTCGCGCTGCACGTGATCGACCCATCGGAGCCCGGCTATAGCTCCATGACGTCCGTCGACGTCAGAAACGAACCGCCCCACGGCTCCGAAGCGTGGTTCGAACGGGCGGCCGAAGAGGAGGAACTCGTTTTCGAGGAGGTTCGCGAACTGGCCGACGAACACGACGTAGCCCTCACGACCGAGAGCAAGACCGGCGAACCAGCCCGCGAAATCATCGACTACGCCGAGGACCACGACATCGATGGGATCGTTCTGGGCGGCCACGGTCGACTGGGCCCCTCTCGCCTGTTACTTGGCAGCGTCGCGGAGATGGTCGTCGCCCGATCGCCGGTGACGGTAACGGTCGTCCGCGATGCAGATACCGAGTAA
- a CDS encoding DUF2267 domain-containing protein, which translates to MNYKEFVGQVQHRLEYAEFGRAVRATRAVLTTLGERLQEGEATDLASPLPMEIDRYLTEADHGQRFDYQEFLDRVADREGVDRADANYHAQQLLAVVGEVVPAGNLEKIDAQLPEEFDPLFELVETAAE; encoded by the coding sequence ATGAACTACAAGGAGTTCGTCGGACAGGTCCAGCACCGACTCGAGTATGCGGAGTTCGGCCGGGCCGTGCGGGCGACCAGAGCCGTCCTGACGACGCTCGGTGAGCGTCTCCAGGAAGGCGAGGCGACCGATCTCGCCAGCCCGCTGCCGATGGAGATCGATCGCTATCTGACCGAGGCCGACCACGGCCAACGGTTCGACTATCAGGAGTTCCTCGATCGCGTCGCCGACCGTGAGGGTGTCGATCGGGCCGACGCGAACTACCACGCCCAGCAGCTGCTGGCGGTCGTCGGCGAGGTCGTCCCCGCAGGGAACCTCGAAAAGATCGACGCACAGCTGCCCGAGGAGTTCGACCCATTGTTCGAACTGGTCGAAACAGCAGCAGAGTGA
- a CDS encoding class I SAM-dependent methyltransferase — protein MSNAEQPAMASAAASRCSRSDATDERPPGPISRVPRSNGAAREWYDRISAQYDTVADPFEAPARTTGLELLAAEPGECVLDVGCGTGIAVVELAGAVGPNGTAVGVDLADGMARVSRAALDDAGLDRGVVVVGDGAALPFTADAFDALFASFVLELFDTPEIPGVLAEWRRVLAPGGRLCVVSLSRRGDGPATWLYERVHERLPTIVDCRPIYVRETLREAGFRIDETRTETVWWFPVEIVRCRLES, from the coding sequence GTGAGCAACGCCGAGCAGCCAGCGATGGCGTCTGCGGCGGCCTCGAGATGCAGCCGCAGCGACGCGACGGATGAGCGGCCGCCGGGACCGATCAGCCGCGTGCCCCGATCGAACGGGGCCGCCCGCGAGTGGTACGACCGGATCAGCGCCCAGTACGACACGGTCGCCGATCCGTTCGAAGCACCGGCTCGAACGACCGGCCTCGAGCTCCTCGCCGCCGAACCGGGTGAGTGCGTCCTCGACGTTGGCTGTGGCACCGGCATCGCCGTCGTCGAGCTTGCTGGAGCCGTCGGCCCGAACGGGACGGCAGTCGGAGTCGACCTCGCGGACGGAATGGCTCGTGTCTCGAGGGCTGCGCTCGACGATGCCGGGCTCGATCGTGGCGTCGTCGTGGTCGGCGACGGCGCGGCGCTGCCGTTCACCGCCGATGCGTTCGACGCCCTGTTCGCCAGTTTCGTTCTCGAACTCTTCGATACACCCGAGATACCCGGCGTGCTAGCGGAGTGGCGACGCGTGCTCGCTCCCGGTGGTCGGCTCTGCGTCGTCTCGCTGTCCCGTCGCGGGGACGGGCCAGCCACGTGGCTGTACGAGCGAGTCCACGAGCGATTGCCAACGATCGTCGACTGTCGACCGATCTACGTTCGTGAAACACTCCGCGAGGCCGGGTTCCGGATCGACGAGACGCGAACGGAGACGGTCTGGTGGTTTCCGGTCGAGATCGTTCGGTGTCGACTCGAGTCGTGA
- a CDS encoding universal stress protein has product MPQHVLVALDGSEQGFAALEYSLASFPDATRTALFVVDPTTDHDATVGAADSPLDHAEDRGERVLDRAAERADECGRSLRTQLRIGTPQTEILATTTDAGVDHVVLGTHGESPITRPFLGHVSEAVVRRAPITTTVVPETVSAVRDRELPESILVPIDGSEQAEAALEYALETFPDATHTALYVQELPFDRPREDVEGTYLEDILHEHETRAEEILESATAVAEDHGTTLETETVAGKPAAEILDYAEATDADQLVVGAHGRSLAARLFTGSGAERIARRSPRTVTIVRGAPTAE; this is encoded by the coding sequence ATGCCACAGCACGTTCTCGTTGCACTCGACGGCTCGGAGCAGGGGTTCGCCGCACTCGAGTACAGTCTCGCCTCGTTTCCCGACGCCACGCGCACCGCACTGTTCGTCGTCGATCCGACGACCGATCACGACGCGACCGTCGGCGCGGCCGATTCGCCGCTCGACCACGCCGAAGACCGCGGCGAGCGCGTACTCGATCGGGCGGCCGAGCGTGCCGACGAGTGCGGTCGCTCCCTCCGCACACAGCTTCGAATCGGCACGCCACAGACCGAGATTCTCGCGACGACGACCGACGCCGGCGTCGACCACGTCGTGTTAGGAACGCACGGCGAATCACCGATCACACGGCCGTTTCTGGGCCACGTCAGCGAGGCCGTCGTCCGACGTGCACCGATCACGACGACCGTCGTCCCCGAAACGGTGAGTGCCGTTCGCGACCGCGAACTCCCCGAATCGATTCTGGTCCCGATCGACGGCTCGGAGCAGGCTGAGGCCGCCCTCGAGTACGCCCTCGAGACGTTCCCCGATGCGACACACACGGCCCTGTACGTCCAGGAACTGCCGTTCGACCGTCCACGGGAGGACGTCGAGGGAACGTACCTCGAGGACATCCTGCACGAGCACGAAACTCGCGCCGAAGAGATCCTCGAGTCAGCGACAGCGGTGGCCGAGGATCACGGCACGACGCTCGAAACGGAGACCGTCGCCGGGAAACCGGCCGCAGAAATCCTCGACTACGCCGAAGCGACCGACGCCGATCAACTCGTCGTGGGGGCCCACGGACGGTCGCTCGCGGCGCGGCTGTTTACGGGATCGGGCGCGGAACGAATCGCTCGTCGATCCCCACGGACGGTCACGATCGTCCGCGGGGCACCGACGGCGGAGTGA
- a CDS encoding universal stress protein gives MTKHVLVPLNGSESSWDAVSYAFEQYNGERITVLHVVDPIEGSYTGSDDYDSAAFDRAVERGEELCEEAKAMLEEAGLDSSTIFETVVETGRPSHTILEVADERDADHIVMGSHGRSGLSRILLGSVAETVARRASVPVTIVR, from the coding sequence ATGACGAAACACGTACTGGTTCCGCTGAATGGCTCCGAATCGTCGTGGGACGCGGTCTCGTACGCGTTCGAACAGTACAATGGGGAACGGATCACCGTGTTACACGTCGTCGATCCGATCGAGGGCTCCTACACGGGATCCGACGACTACGACAGCGCCGCGTTCGATCGTGCGGTCGAACGCGGCGAGGAACTCTGCGAGGAAGCAAAAGCGATGCTCGAGGAAGCGGGACTCGACTCGTCGACGATCTTCGAGACGGTCGTCGAAACCGGGCGACCGTCCCACACGATCCTGGAGGTCGCCGACGAGCGCGACGCCGACCACATTGTCATGGGTAGTCACGGCCGGTCCGGCCTCTCGCGGATCCTACTCGGTAGCGTCGCCGAAACGGTGGCCCGCCGTGCGTCGGTTCCGGTGACGATCGTTCGCTAA
- a CDS encoding SDR family NAD(P)-dependent oxidoreductase, with protein sequence MVERTSLDGAVSIVTGAGGDIGTGIAMELASAGSDIVVADVDVLETEYNQQSSQEVSGATHAKEVVERIEDQGQRAHVIECDVTKPEQVDAMVEETVSEFGKLDLLVNNAGVITVTPVEEMAEAEWDSIMDVNVKGAFLVSRAAIPHLREAEGSIINTASIAGSIGAAGLGHYCASKHAVLGLTKSLSLELAPDVTVNAICPGIVQTPMWEDVLTPELDEPYEETIERVIPMKRDQTPEDMGRTAVFLAENRNVTGQAVTVDGGILQNVI encoded by the coding sequence ATGGTCGAACGAACCTCACTCGACGGAGCAGTCTCGATCGTTACTGGCGCGGGTGGCGATATTGGCACTGGGATCGCAATGGAACTGGCGTCCGCCGGCAGCGACATCGTCGTTGCCGATGTGGACGTCCTCGAGACGGAGTACAATCAGCAGTCCTCACAGGAAGTCAGCGGTGCGACGCACGCAAAGGAGGTCGTAGAGCGGATCGAAGATCAGGGACAGCGGGCTCACGTCATCGAGTGCGACGTGACCAAACCGGAGCAAGTCGATGCGATGGTCGAGGAGACCGTTTCGGAGTTCGGCAAACTCGACCTGCTCGTGAACAACGCGGGCGTCATCACCGTCACGCCCGTCGAGGAGATGGCGGAGGCCGAGTGGGATTCGATCATGGACGTGAACGTGAAAGGGGCCTTTCTCGTCTCCAGAGCCGCTATTCCACACCTTCGAGAGGCCGAGGGGAGCATCATCAACACGGCCTCGATCGCCGGCTCCATCGGCGCTGCCGGACTCGGCCACTACTGCGCGTCGAAACACGCCGTGCTCGGCCTGACGAAGTCGCTCTCGCTCGAGCTCGCCCCGGACGTGACGGTCAACGCCATCTGTCCGGGCATCGTCCAGACGCCGATGTGGGAAGACGTGTTGACACCCGAACTCGACGAACCCTACGAGGAAACCATCGAGCGAGTCATTCCGATGAAACGCGATCAGACGCCCGAAGATATGGGCCGGACCGCAGTCTTCCTCGCGGAGAACCGAAACGTTACTGGTCAGGCGGTCACCGTCGACGGCGGCATCCTCCAGAACGTAATCTGA
- a CDS encoding pyridoxamine 5'-phosphate oxidase family protein: MTGLRWVQLSAQERDEFLGTGGIGVLSFTRGGDEPPASLPVSYGYYDDAETFYFRLSFPPSSSKESFIDNPVSFVTYDETDEGWRSVVATGTLEELTELPHESAAVQGMWAVEIPAVEVFDRPRSEITFHDFRLEPDKFSGRKEAT; encoded by the coding sequence ATGACAGGCCTTCGCTGGGTGCAGCTGTCAGCACAGGAGCGAGACGAGTTCCTGGGAACCGGCGGCATCGGCGTGCTCTCGTTTACGCGGGGCGGAGACGAGCCGCCGGCATCGCTCCCGGTTTCGTACGGCTACTACGACGACGCCGAAACGTTCTACTTTCGGCTCTCGTTCCCACCGAGCAGTTCGAAAGAGTCGTTCATCGATAACCCAGTGTCGTTCGTCACCTACGACGAAACGGACGAGGGCTGGCGCAGCGTCGTCGCCACCGGCACGCTCGAGGAACTGACCGAACTCCCACACGAGTCGGCTGCCGTCCAGGGCATGTGGGCGGTCGAAATCCCCGCCGTCGAGGTGTTCGACCGGCCACGGTCGGAGATCACGTTCCACGATTTCCGACTCGAGCCGGACAAGTTCAGCGGCCGAAAAGAAGCCACGTGA